Proteins from a genomic interval of Paenibacillus sp. FSL H8-0048:
- a CDS encoding tetratricopeptide repeat protein, giving the protein MIERTSENVAENSNVIPVTLDANFFFERAVRSLDRFQYDKALRNFRKAVEYEPDNPVNHCNMAGILSEMGNYTASNEILIHVLEKIDPAMTECHFYMANNFANMESFEEAERSLVTYLEEDANGEFMTESEELMELLQYELNRPAPLVRIRSREGVVEHDRARSLLEEGKFPQAVELLEEITAGTPDFLAAHNNLALAHFYMGRFAKAKECLNEVLKQDPGNLHALCNMAIFLQYAGDKEQLETLLGTLEATVPFHQEHVFKMATTMGILGRHTAAYSHFRRLLKDEEVAADAGLYHYCAAAACNSGRHDEALRCWRQAAKLDPASAVPAFFLSQLQQARAEGHPMPSVSYNYQLPFQEQLKQWKGNTGRFTEEVRNNPLLRASFFWALRYGDSATKLQVTEALRWIEDEEMSEVLRGVLEQEPLQEDRLQEAALFSLQRLIGENLNEAGGSPGEEQEPAAAPGPKGILPGTGGFSPSTTRI; this is encoded by the coding sequence ATGATTGAGAGAACTTCAGAGAATGTCGCGGAGAACAGTAATGTCATTCCGGTCACTCTGGATGCCAATTTTTTCTTTGAAAGAGCCGTTCGGTCGCTGGACCGCTTTCAATATGATAAGGCATTAAGAAATTTTCGCAAAGCTGTTGAATATGAGCCGGACAATCCGGTGAATCATTGCAATATGGCGGGTATATTATCTGAGATGGGCAATTATACCGCATCTAACGAGATTCTTATCCATGTTCTGGAGAAGATCGACCCCGCTATGACGGAATGCCATTTCTACATGGCTAATAACTTCGCTAATATGGAAAGCTTTGAAGAGGCGGAGCGTTCGCTGGTCACTTACTTGGAAGAGGATGCTAACGGCGAGTTCATGACCGAATCCGAAGAACTGATGGAGCTGCTGCAATATGAGCTGAACCGGCCTGCTCCGCTGGTGCGTATCCGCAGCCGTGAGGGAGTCGTAGAGCATGACCGGGCGCGCAGTCTGCTGGAGGAGGGCAAGTTTCCTCAGGCTGTAGAGCTGCTGGAGGAGATCACTGCGGGCACCCCGGATTTTTTGGCTGCGCACAATAATTTGGCACTCGCCCATTTCTATATGGGCCGGTTCGCCAAGGCGAAGGAATGTCTCAACGAGGTATTGAAGCAGGACCCCGGCAATCTGCATGCTCTGTGCAATATGGCCATCTTCCTGCAGTATGCAGGGGACAAGGAGCAGCTTGAGACGCTGCTGGGGACGCTTGAAGCAACGGTGCCGTTCCATCAGGAGCATGTATTCAAAATGGCTACAACTATGGGTATCCTGGGCCGGCATACCGCTGCTTACAGCCATTTCCGCCGTCTGCTGAAGGACGAGGAGGTCGCCGCAGACGCCGGCCTGTATCATTACTGCGCGGCAGCGGCATGCAATAGCGGAAGACATGATGAGGCGCTGCGCTGCTGGAGACAGGCAGCCAAGCTGGACCCTGCTTCCGCTGTCCCGGCGTTCTTCCTGTCCCAGCTCCAGCAGGCCCGGGCAGAAGGACACCCTATGCCTTCTGTCAGCTATAATTATCAGCTGCCCTTCCAGGAGCAGCTGAAGCAGTGGAAGGGGAATACGGGCAGGTTCACTGAAGAAGTGCGGAATAATCCGCTGCTGCGGGCCTCGTTCTTCTGGGCACTGCGCTACGGCGATTCCGCTACGAAGCTTCAGGTGACCGAGGCGCTCCGCTGGATTGAGGACGAAGAGATGTCCGAGGTGCTGCGCGGGGTTCTGGAGCAGGAGCCGCTGCAGGAGGACCGACTGCAGGAGGCGGCGTTATTCAGCCTTCAGCGGCTGATCGGGGAGAACCTGAATGAAGCCGGCGGTTCGCCCGGCGAAGAGCAGGAGCCTGCGGCTGCTCCCGGACCCAAGGGGATACTGCCCGGAACCGGCGGCTTCTCGCCGTCCACTACCCGTATTTGA
- a CDS encoding ribose-phosphate diphosphokinase, whose translation MHHQLRIFSGSSNPKLAADIAERLGAPLGQIKLTRFKSGEIYVHYEESIRNCDVFLVQSLAHPINELFVELLVMIDAAKRASARTVNIIVPYYGYARQERKSAPREPISAKMVADVLTTAGATRVITIDLHAAAIQGFFNIPVDHLTALDLISGYLKVKGLTDLVVVSPDAGRASMAEKLASRLDSPFAIMIKKRPAHNESVITHVIGDVEGRTPIIIEDLIDTGTTIVNVVEGLKERGARNSIVCATHGLFSGDALARMDHPNIDEIVITDSIALPDKHSSRFAVLSVAPMLAEATRIIIEGGSIDKLFRDAGI comes from the coding sequence ATGCATCATCAATTACGGATTTTTTCCGGTTCGTCGAATCCGAAGCTTGCCGCTGATATTGCGGAGCGCCTTGGTGCGCCGCTTGGCCAGATCAAGCTGACCCGTTTCAAAAGCGGCGAGATTTATGTGCATTATGAAGAGAGCATCCGGAACTGCGACGTATTTTTGGTGCAATCCCTGGCTCATCCGATTAACGAGCTGTTTGTAGAGCTGCTGGTCATGATTGATGCCGCCAAGCGCGCGTCGGCCAGAACGGTGAACATTATTGTTCCCTATTACGGGTACGCCCGGCAGGAGCGTAAATCGGCACCGCGTGAACCGATCTCGGCCAAAATGGTCGCCGATGTGCTGACCACCGCCGGTGCAACGCGCGTAATTACCATTGACCTGCATGCCGCAGCCATACAGGGATTCTTCAATATTCCGGTCGATCATCTGACAGCGCTTGATCTGATCAGCGGGTATCTGAAGGTGAAGGGGCTTACCGATCTGGTCGTGGTCTCCCCGGATGCGGGACGCGCATCCATGGCGGAGAAGCTGGCCAGCCGGCTGGATTCGCCGTTCGCCATCATGATCAAGAAGCGTCCGGCTCATAATGAATCGGTGATCACCCATGTCATTGGCGATGTGGAGGGCAGGACGCCGATCATTATCGAGGATCTTATTGATACCGGAACGACTATCGTCAATGTGGTGGAGGGCCTGAAGGAGCGGGGTGCGCGGAACAGCATCGTCTGTGCTACACACGGACTGTTCTCCGGAGATGCGCTTGCGCGGATGGACCATCCCAATATTGACGAGATTGTCATTACCGATTCCATTGCCCTGCCGGACAAGCATTCCAGCAGATTCGCAGTGCTCTCGGTAGCCCCCATGCTGGCTGAGGCCACGCGCATTATCATCGAGGGCGGTTCCATAGATAAGCTGTTCAGAGACGCGGGGATTTAA
- the hisJ gene encoding histidinol-phosphatase HisJ, producing the protein MHIDYHTHHERCGHAVGKLEEYVQRGIALGLEQLGLSDHLPLIHVDPDQYYPEMAMPLAELPRYVEECLTLKERYRGTIELRVGLEADYIEGYEEQIRELLAPYPWDYLIGSVHFLGEWDITDHRQTHGWEGQDVMAVYRRYYDAVQKSALSGLYDIIGHMDVIKRFGYGPRTPEDLAEARALELDTLKIIARSGIAMELNASGLTKPCAEMFPAEHVLVQALTLGIPLTVGSDAHDPLKLGDGLPEARDMLWRTGFRELAVFEERRRTNVPFAL; encoded by the coding sequence ATGCACATCGATTATCATACCCATCATGAACGCTGCGGCCATGCGGTCGGGAAGCTGGAGGAGTATGTGCAGCGGGGCATCGCGCTGGGGCTTGAGCAGCTCGGGCTGTCGGATCATCTGCCGCTAATCCATGTCGATCCGGACCAATACTATCCTGAGATGGCTATGCCTCTTGCGGAGCTTCCGCGATATGTGGAGGAATGCCTGACGCTGAAGGAGCGCTACCGGGGCACGATTGAGCTGCGGGTCGGGCTGGAGGCGGATTATATTGAGGGATATGAGGAGCAGATCCGCGAGCTTTTGGCACCCTATCCGTGGGATTATCTGATTGGTTCGGTGCATTTCCTGGGAGAATGGGATATTACCGACCACCGGCAGACCCATGGCTGGGAAGGCCAGGATGTAATGGCGGTCTACCGCCGTTATTATGATGCTGTACAGAAGTCGGCGTTATCGGGATTATATGATATTATAGGACATATGGACGTCATCAAAAGGTTCGGTTACGGCCCCCGGACGCCGGAGGACCTGGCGGAAGCCAGAGCGCTTGAGCTGGATACGCTGAAGATCATCGCCCGCAGCGGAATCGCCATGGAGCTGAATGCTTCCGGGCTGACCAAGCCTTGCGCCGAGATGTTCCCGGCAGAGCATGTGCTCGTTCAGGCGCTTACGCTGGGCATTCCGCTCACGGTTGGCTCTGATGCGCATGATCCCCTGAAGCTGGGAGACGGCTTACCAGAGGCCCGGGACATGCTCTGGCGCACCGGCTTCCGCGAACTGGCTGTCTTTGAAGAACGCCGCCGTACCAATGTACCGTTTGCATTATAA
- the hisIE gene encoding bifunctional phosphoribosyl-AMP cyclohydrolase/phosphoribosyl-ATP diphosphatase HisIE, with protein sequence MSEDKKDIALSQQEAVSGIRWNESGLLPAVIQDARTLEVLMFAYMNPESLQRSLESGQTWFWSRSRSELWHKGGTSGNTQAITSIHYDCDSDTLLVKVVPEGPACHTGENSCFYREIPLDSPATVTETAGAAVNAADEVESGRFAVLGELERVIAEREVNRPEGAYTTYLFDKGVDKILKKVGEEASETIIAAKNKDNAELRLEVSDLIYHLLVLLQERKLPLDEILEELSARHERPRRD encoded by the coding sequence ATGAGCGAGGACAAGAAGGATATCGCACTAAGCCAGCAGGAGGCAGTGTCGGGCATACGCTGGAATGAATCGGGCCTGCTGCCTGCTGTTATTCAGGATGCGCGCACCCTGGAGGTATTAATGTTCGCCTATATGAATCCTGAGTCGCTGCAGCGCTCCCTTGAGAGCGGCCAGACCTGGTTCTGGAGCCGTTCACGCAGCGAGCTGTGGCATAAGGGGGGGACGTCCGGCAATACGCAGGCGATCACCTCGATCCATTACGATTGTGACAGCGATACGCTGCTGGTGAAGGTAGTGCCGGAGGGTCCGGCCTGCCATACCGGGGAGAATAGCTGCTTTTACCGCGAGATTCCGCTCGATTCACCGGCAACCGTAACTGAGACTGCCGGGGCAGCAGTAAATGCTGCTGATGAAGTAGAGAGCGGCCGGTTTGCGGTACTCGGTGAGCTGGAGCGTGTCATTGCTGAGCGTGAGGTGAACCGTCCTGAGGGAGCGTATACCACCTATCTCTTCGACAAGGGCGTGGACAAGATCCTGAAGAAGGTCGGTGAGGAAGCCTCCGAGACGATCATTGCCGCCAAAAACAAAGATAATGCCGAGCTGCGCCTGGAGGTCAGCGATCTGATCTATCACCTGCTCGTGCTGCTGCAGGAGCGCAAGCTTCCGCTGGATGAGATTCTGGAAGAGCTAAGCGCCCGCCATGAACGGCCGCGGCGCGATTAG
- the hisF gene encoding imidazole glycerol phosphate synthase subunit HisF: MLAKRIIPCLDVKDGRVVKGVNFVNLRDAGDPVELAALYDREGADELVFLDISASVEGRATMIEVVRQTAGEIAIPFTVGGGISTPDDMKRILRAGADKIGINTAAVNNPQLILEGARHFGSQCIVVAMDAKYNEAWGEWEVYTHGGRTPTGIRALNWAKEAERLGAGEILLTSMDADGTKDGFDLKLTAAVSGLLSIPVIASGGAGRIEHFYDVFTEGRADAGLAATIFHYKEIAIHDLKADLKQRGVEIR; encoded by the coding sequence ATGTTGGCGAAACGGATTATTCCCTGTCTGGATGTGAAGGACGGGCGTGTGGTAAAAGGCGTGAATTTCGTGAATCTGCGCGATGCCGGAGATCCGGTGGAGCTTGCGGCGCTGTACGACCGCGAGGGAGCAGATGAGCTGGTATTCCTCGATATTTCCGCTTCTGTGGAAGGCAGGGCGACCATGATTGAAGTGGTGCGGCAGACGGCGGGTGAGATCGCTATTCCCTTCACGGTGGGCGGGGGCATCTCAACCCCTGATGATATGAAGCGGATTCTGCGTGCCGGAGCGGACAAGATCGGCATCAACACCGCCGCTGTAAATAACCCCCAGCTGATTCTGGAAGGGGCCCGTCACTTCGGCTCCCAATGCATTGTTGTGGCGATGGATGCCAAATATAATGAGGCTTGGGGCGAATGGGAAGTGTATACGCACGGCGGACGTACGCCTACGGGTATCCGTGCCTTGAACTGGGCCAAGGAAGCGGAGCGGCTGGGGGCCGGCGAGATTCTGCTCACCAGTATGGACGCGGACGGGACCAAGGACGGCTTCGACCTGAAGCTGACGGCGGCGGTCAGCGGCCTGCTGAGTATTCCTGTCATTGCTTCCGGCGGGGCCGGGAGAATTGAGCATTTCTATGATGTATTTACGGAAGGCCGGGCAGATGCCGGACTTGCGGCAACCATTTTCCACTATAAAGAGATTGCTATTCATGATCTGAAGGCTGATCTGAAGCAAAGAGGAGTAGAGATCCGATGA
- the hisA gene encoding 1-(5-phosphoribosyl)-5-[(5-phosphoribosylamino)methylideneamino]imidazole-4-carboxamide isomerase, with translation MSSFILYPAIDIRDGKCVRLQQGDYAQETIYNDSPVEVAKSWEEQGGQYIHLVDLDGAKAGCPVNDVIIGAIAKHANVPLQVGGGLRTLADVEKLLGLGVSRVIIGTAAINDQTFTEAVLAKYGDKVAIGIDARNGYVATHGWLNTSEVRAEDLARELAAKGAETFIYTDISRDGMMQGPNVEGILSMAKASGRSVIASGGVTSLNDLLRLNVHSGSGIGGAIVGKALYTGNINLAEALQTLGQSSGLR, from the coding sequence ATGTCTTCTTTTATCCTATATCCGGCGATTGATATCCGGGACGGCAAGTGTGTCCGGCTGCAGCAGGGTGATTATGCCCAAGAGACGATCTATAACGACAGTCCGGTAGAGGTGGCTAAGTCGTGGGAAGAGCAAGGCGGGCAATATATCCATCTGGTGGATCTGGACGGAGCCAAAGCAGGCTGTCCTGTGAATGATGTTATCATTGGAGCCATTGCTAAGCATGCGAATGTTCCTCTACAGGTCGGCGGCGGTCTCCGTACTCTTGCTGATGTTGAGAAGCTGCTGGGCCTTGGCGTCAGCCGGGTGATTATCGGAACGGCAGCCATTAATGATCAGACTTTTACAGAAGCGGTTCTTGCCAAATACGGCGACAAAGTTGCCATCGGGATCGATGCGCGTAACGGCTACGTGGCAACCCACGGCTGGCTTAATACCTCAGAGGTGCGCGCGGAAGACCTGGCCAGAGAGCTGGCTGCCAAGGGTGCTGAGACTTTCATCTATACCGATATTTCCCGCGACGGGATGATGCAGGGGCCGAACGTGGAAGGTATTCTGTCTATGGCCAAGGCAAGCGGACGCAGCGTAATCGCCTCCGGCGGCGTGACCAGCCTTAATGATCTGCTGCGCCTGAACGTACATAGCGGCAGCGGGATCGGCGGGGCGATAGTGGGCAAGGCGCTGTATACCGGCAATATTAATCTGGCTGAAGCGCTGCAGACCCTGGGCCAATCCTCCGGATTGCGGTAA
- the hisH gene encoding imidazole glycerol phosphate synthase subunit HisH: MAVAIVDYGMGNLHSVSKAVERLGYTSLVTSDAAEILAADSVILPGVGAFGDAMEHLRESGMDDVVRAAASAGQPVLGICLGMQLLFSSSEEHGEHKGLGLLPGAVVRFAPRDGYKVPHMGWNKLSFSQPESPLLAGLTEGHVYFVHSYHALAADSDLLAVTDYGHPVTAIVGRSNVYGMQFHPEKSGELGMKLLGNFLRLQAQQA; the protein is encoded by the coding sequence ATGGCCGTTGCAATCGTCGATTACGGCATGGGCAACCTGCACAGTGTCAGTAAGGCCGTAGAGCGTCTGGGGTATACGAGTCTTGTAACCTCGGATGCCGCCGAGATTCTGGCGGCAGACAGTGTCATTCTGCCGGGAGTCGGTGCCTTTGGCGATGCGATGGAGCACTTACGGGAGAGCGGAATGGACGACGTCGTCCGGGCTGCGGCGTCAGCGGGCCAGCCGGTGCTGGGCATCTGCCTCGGCATGCAGCTGCTGTTCAGCAGCAGCGAGGAGCACGGCGAGCATAAGGGACTGGGGCTGCTGCCCGGCGCAGTAGTGCGCTTCGCCCCCCGGGACGGCTACAAGGTGCCGCATATGGGCTGGAACAAGCTGAGCTTCAGCCAGCCAGAGAGTCCGCTGCTGGCAGGTCTGACGGAGGGGCATGTGTACTTCGTGCACTCCTATCACGCACTCGCGGCGGACAGCGATCTGCTGGCCGTCACAGACTATGGACATCCGGTAACGGCTATTGTGGGCCGCAGCAATGTCTACGGTATGCAGTTCCACCCGGAGAAGAGCGGGGAGCTAGGCATGAAGCTGCTGGGTAATTTCTTAAGACTCCAGGCACAGCAGGCGTAG
- the hisB gene encoding imidazoleglycerol-phosphate dehydratase HisB, protein MENNNNELALRKAGLSRTTNETDIKLTFAVDGSGVSELETDVPFLNHMLDLFTKHGQFDLSVQARGDIEIDDHHTVEDIGICLGQALREALGDKKGIKRYASVFVPMDEALAQVVIDISNRPHFEYRAAYPSQQVGSFSTELVHEFLWKFALEARITLHVIVHYGSNTHHMIEAVFKALGRALDEATIVDPRVKGVPSTKGVL, encoded by the coding sequence ATGGAGAATAATAACAACGAACTGGCGCTGCGTAAGGCCGGACTTAGCCGTACAACCAATGAAACGGACATCAAGCTAACCTTTGCCGTGGACGGCAGCGGGGTCTCCGAACTGGAGACCGATGTGCCGTTCCTGAATCATATGCTGGATCTGTTCACGAAGCATGGACAGTTTGACCTCTCTGTACAGGCGCGGGGAGATATCGAGATTGATGATCACCATACAGTAGAGGATATCGGGATCTGTCTCGGACAGGCTCTACGGGAAGCGCTAGGCGATAAAAAAGGCATCAAGCGGTACGCCAGTGTCTTCGTCCCTATGGATGAGGCGCTTGCCCAGGTAGTGATCGATATCAGCAACCGGCCGCATTTCGAATATCGGGCAGCGTATCCTTCCCAGCAGGTCGGCAGCTTCTCAACAGAGCTGGTACATGAATTCCTGTGGAAGTTCGCGCTGGAGGCGAGAATTACGCTGCATGTCATTGTTCATTACGGCTCCAATACCCATCACATGATTGAAGCGGTCTTCAAGGCGCTGGGACGGGCACTGGACGAAGCAACGATCGTAGACCCCCGGGTGAAGGGCGTGCCTTCAACGAAGGGAGTGCTGTAG
- the hisD gene encoding histidinol dehydrogenase — protein sequence MKIQSSKEFKLQREVEYGTPEQNKAVREIVADIKREGDAALLRYTERFDGAALTPAQLRVTPEELEAAYGRVEESFVTAIRAAAVNIRAFHARQKRNSWMDLQPDGTILGQIIRPLKRVGVYVPGGKAAYPSSVLMNVIPAQIAGVPEIVMVTPPSTGGSEGIDPYILVAAAEAGVHEIYRVGGAQAIAALAFGTESIVPVDKICGPGNIFVALAKREVYGAVDIDSIAGPSEIVVLADDTAEAAYIAADLLSQAEHDEMASAILVTPSQRLAEAVAAEVERQLQALPREAIARASVENYGAIIVVDSLAEGISVVNRLAPEHLEIVVNDPMGLTGAIENAGAIFLGPYSSEPVGDYFAGPNHIIPTNGTARFSSPVDVDDFIKKSSLIYYSKEALLRDGAAIMELARREGLEGHARAIEIRLTNEAKGGDTNGE from the coding sequence GTGAAGATCCAGTCCAGTAAGGAATTTAAGCTGCAGCGTGAGGTGGAATACGGCACGCCGGAGCAGAACAAGGCCGTACGTGAAATCGTGGCCGATATCAAGCGGGAAGGCGACGCGGCGCTGCTCCGGTATACGGAGCGCTTCGACGGCGCTGCACTGACGCCAGCACAGCTGCGCGTAACGCCGGAGGAGCTTGAGGCCGCCTATGGCCGGGTAGAGGAGTCCTTCGTGACGGCTATCCGTGCAGCAGCCGTGAATATCCGTGCGTTCCATGCGCGGCAGAAACGCAATTCCTGGATGGATCTGCAGCCGGACGGCACGATCCTCGGCCAGATCATCCGCCCGCTGAAGCGCGTAGGCGTCTATGTTCCCGGCGGCAAGGCGGCGTACCCGTCCTCGGTGCTGATGAACGTGATACCGGCACAGATCGCCGGGGTGCCGGAGATCGTGATGGTGACGCCGCCCTCGACGGGCGGTTCGGAAGGCATTGATCCTTATATTCTCGTGGCCGCCGCTGAGGCGGGCGTACACGAGATCTACCGCGTAGGCGGCGCGCAGGCGATTGCCGCCCTCGCCTTCGGCACGGAATCCATCGTGCCGGTCGACAAGATCTGCGGGCCAGGGAACATCTTCGTGGCCCTGGCCAAGCGCGAGGTCTACGGCGCTGTCGACATCGACAGCATCGCCGGACCGAGCGAGATCGTCGTGCTCGCCGACGATACCGCCGAGGCCGCCTACATCGCGGCCGACCTGCTCTCGCAGGCCGAGCACGACGAGATGGCGTCGGCGATCCTTGTGACGCCGTCGCAGCGTCTCGCGGAGGCGGTGGCTGCCGAGGTCGAGCGGCAGCTGCAGGCATTGCCGCGCGAGGCCATCGCGCGGGCCTCGGTAGAGAACTACGGCGCGATTATCGTCGTAGACTCGCTGGCGGAGGGCATCTCCGTGGTGAACCGGCTCGCGCCGGAGCATCTGGAGATTGTGGTGAACGACCCGATGGGGCTGACCGGCGCAATTGAGAACGCCGGGGCGATCTTCCTCGGGCCGTACAGCTCTGAGCCGGTCGGCGACTACTTCGCCGGACCGAACCATATTATACCGACGAACGGCACAGCGCGGTTCTCCTCGCCTGTAGATGTGGACGACTTCATCAAGAAGTCCAGCCTGATCTATTACAGCAAGGAAGCGCTGCTGCGGGACGGGGCGGCGATTATGGAGCTTGCCCGGCGCGAGGGGCTTGAAGGCCATGCACGCGCCATCGAAATCCGGCTTACGAACGAAGCGAAAGGTGGAGACACAAATGGAGAATAA
- the hisG gene encoding ATP phosphoribosyltransferase: MAQILKVAMPKGRIYNKAAELFRQAGLPIPPDGEESRKLVISLPEAGMEFILAKPVDVPTYVEYGVADIGIVGKDVLLEESRDVYELLDLGIARCRMSIIGLPNWQPGIQQRVATKYPNVASRYFREQGQQVEVVKLNGSIELAPLIGLADRIVDMVETGQTLKDNGLVEMKSIFEITSRLVANRVSYRMKNAEIQQLCDRLQAVIAEPGLQIK, translated from the coding sequence ATGGCACAGATTCTTAAGGTAGCCATGCCGAAAGGCCGGATTTACAATAAAGCGGCAGAGCTGTTCCGCCAGGCGGGACTGCCGATTCCTCCGGATGGAGAAGAGTCGCGCAAGCTGGTGATTTCATTGCCGGAGGCCGGAATGGAGTTCATTCTGGCCAAGCCGGTAGATGTGCCGACTTATGTAGAGTATGGAGTGGCGGATATCGGTATTGTCGGCAAAGATGTACTGCTGGAGGAGAGCCGCGATGTGTACGAGCTGCTGGATCTCGGGATTGCCCGCTGCCGGATGTCGATCATCGGGCTTCCGAACTGGCAGCCGGGCATTCAGCAGCGCGTAGCCACCAAATACCCGAACGTGGCTTCGCGGTATTTCCGTGAGCAAGGCCAGCAGGTGGAGGTTGTGAAGCTGAACGGCTCCATTGAGCTGGCACCGCTGATCGGGCTGGCTGACCGGATCGTGGATATGGTTGAGACCGGCCAGACACTGAAGGATAACGGTCTGGTGGAGATGAAGAGCATCTTCGAGATCACCAGCCGCCTGGTGGCGAACCGGGTAAGCTACCGGATGAAGAATGCGGAGATTCAGCAGCTGTGCGACCGGCTGCAGGCTGTTATTGCAGAACCGGGATTGCAGATAAAATAA
- a CDS encoding ATP phosphoribosyltransferase regulatory subunit, which translates to MAKPKGFEKPAGVRDYLPRAVTKLRKIEKDVLHCMSRWGYRQMITPTLEYYDTVGVASSTSDQKLYKLLNNRGQALVLRSEMTAPVARVVSSLLKDEPLPLRLSYHANVFRAIEEEAGREAEFFQTGVELVGDDSPEADAEVVALAIASLQAAGVKSFKIAIGHVGFLDGLFQEAVSGLPQAQEELKSHLLSRDYVAFRETLRRLELSAAQKQELDGLLRLRGGKEICGQALELSSHPVARASIEHLCKVWEVLVAYGVSQHVLIDLTMIGDFSYYTGMTFEGYASELGFPVCSGGRYDNLLQQFGRPIPSTGFSLKTNRILDGVSGLPEEEELPILVQYDALRRQEGLAEAARLRLEGHAVVTRLATGPEELKTVKRLDADTIQAEGELYGEIYTFVSFVSEHG; encoded by the coding sequence ATGGCCAAACCAAAGGGATTTGAAAAGCCTGCCGGCGTAAGGGATTATCTCCCGCGTGCGGTAACGAAGCTGCGCAAGATCGAGAAGGATGTACTTCACTGTATGAGCCGCTGGGGCTACCGGCAGATGATTACGCCTACTCTTGAATATTACGATACAGTCGGTGTAGCCAGCTCTACCTCCGATCAGAAGCTGTATAAATTGCTTAACAACCGCGGGCAGGCGCTGGTGCTGCGTTCAGAGATGACGGCACCTGTAGCGCGCGTAGTCTCCTCTCTATTGAAGGATGAGCCGCTGCCGCTGCGTCTGTCCTACCATGCCAACGTCTTTCGGGCGATTGAAGAAGAGGCCGGACGGGAGGCGGAATTCTTTCAGACCGGTGTGGAGCTTGTCGGTGATGATTCACCCGAAGCTGACGCAGAGGTAGTCGCGCTGGCGATTGCTTCCCTCCAGGCGGCAGGCGTAAAGTCTTTCAAAATCGCTATTGGACATGTCGGCTTCCTGGACGGCCTCTTCCAGGAGGCGGTATCCGGTCTGCCGCAGGCTCAGGAGGAGCTGAAGAGCCATCTGCTCAGCCGCGATTATGTAGCCTTCCGCGAGACGCTGCGGCGTCTTGAGCTATCCGCTGCCCAGAAGCAGGAGCTGGACGGACTGCTGCGGCTGCGCGGCGGAAAGGAGATCTGCGGCCAGGCGCTGGAGCTGAGCAGTCATCCGGTGGCGCGCGCATCGATCGAGCATCTGTGCAAGGTATGGGAGGTGCTGGTGGCTTACGGTGTCTCGCAGCATGTGCTGATTGATCTGACGATGATCGGTGATTTCTCTTACTATACAGGCATGACCTTCGAGGGGTATGCTTCCGAGCTGGGCTTCCCGGTATGCAGCGGCGGCCGGTATGACAACCTGCTGCAGCAATTCGGGCGTCCGATTCCCTCCACCGGCTTCTCTCTGAAGACCAACCGTATTTTAGATGGAGTCTCGGGGCTGCCGGAAGAGGAAGAGCTGCCGATTCTGGTCCAGTACGATGCACTGCGGCGCCAGGAGGGTCTTGCCGAAGCAGCGAGGCTGCGGTTGGAAGGGCATGCTGTGGTCACGCGGCTGGCAACCGGTCCGGAGGAGCTAAAGACTGTGAAGCGGCTGGATGCGGATACTATTCAGGCAGAGGGCGAGCTGTACGGCGAGATCTACACATTCGTGTCGTTTGTCAGCGAGCATGGGTGA